A single genomic interval of Hoplias malabaricus isolate fHopMal1 chromosome 7, fHopMal1.hap1, whole genome shotgun sequence harbors:
- the naprt gene encoding nicotinate phosphoribosyltransferase, with translation MATRLEEACVAVERSVLERVPPLLTDLYQFTMAYAYWRAGRHNEPTVFELFFRDNPFGGGFSLFAGLSDCLLFLKNFRFSNEDIEYLRTVLPSNTDPDFFIYLKGLDCSAVSVSAVAEGSVVFARVPLMEVSGPLAIVQLLETSLLCLVNYASLVCTNAARFRLAAGPKRRLLEMGLRRAQGPDGGLSASRYTYIGGFDLTSNAQAGRLYGIPVAGTMAHSYVTSFSSLEEVWPQTLVPSRGGDPIDFISLVKGWLGRVCQLLGVKPQLVREGEFAAFLSYAIAYPSNFLPVIDSYSVSCSGVLCFCSVALALCELQYQPLGIRLDSGDLCRQSVEVRRIFRACCTHFGVPAFESLMIVGTNSVSEQSLTELNKRENEIDVVGVGTHLVTCTTQPSLGCVYKLVEVRGCPRMKLSEDPEKSTLPGKKAIYRLLDTEGHPQVDFICLAEEPAPEAGVTLSCYPLGLDKALQSITPGQVTSLRSEVFSHGEITMPLSNASEIRVHAQTSLQSLSPQHKQLQDPENYTVAISERIHSLGTDIRKGNSKGSNFLLSN, from the exons ATGGCGACGCGGTTGGAGGAAGCCTGTGTGGCCGTGGAGCGTTCCGTGCTCGAGCGAGTGCCGCCGCTGCTCACCGACCTGTATCAGTTCACCATGGCGTACGCGTACTGGCGCGCGGGCAGACATAACGAGCCCACCGTATTCGAGCTGTTTTTCCGAGATAATCCGTTCGGCGGCGGATTCTCTCTCTTTGCAGGTCTGAGCGACTGTTTGCTCTTTCTGAAGAACTTTCGTTTCAGCAACGAAG ATATAGAATACCTGCGCACAGTGCTTCCTTCGAACACAGACCCAGACTTTTTCATCTATCTGAAAGGATTAGACTGCTCTGCTGTCTCTGTCAGCGCTGTAGCTGAGGGCAGTGTGGTCTTTGCCAGG gTTCCTCTTATGGAGGTGTCTGGACCCCTTGCCATTGTTCAGTTGCTAGAAACCAGTCTGCTCTGCTTGGTAAACTATGCCAG TCTGGTGTGCACTAATGCTGCACGCTTTCGATTAGCTGCAGGCCCCAAACGCCGGCTCCTGGAGATGGGCCTGAGGAGAGCTCAGGGACCAGATGGAGGATTGTCTGCTTCTCGGTACACGTATATTGGAG GTTTTGATTTGACGAGTAATGCCCAGGCTGGTCGTCTCTATGGGATTCCAGTGGCAGGCACCATGGCACACTCTTATGTCACGTCCTTCTCCTCTCTCGAGGAGGTGTGGCCACAG ACTCTGGTTCCTTCCAGAGGTGGAGACCCCATTGACTTCATCTCTTTGGTGAAGGGCTGGTTAGGACGTGTATGTCAGTTACTGGGAGTTAAGCCTCAGCTGGTGCGTGAAGGAGAGTTTGCTGCCTTCCTGTCCTATGCTATAGCATATCCCAGCAACTTCTTGCCTGTGATTGACAGCTACAGTGTCAGCTG CAGTGGAGTGCTGTGTTTCTGTTCTGTTGCCCTGGCTCTGTGTGAGCTACAGTACCAGCCTTTGGGCATAAGACTGGACAGTGGGGACCTCTGCAGACAATCTGTGGAAGTGCGTCGGATCTTCAGAGCGTGCTGCACTCA CTTTGGTGTTCCTGCATTTGAGTCTCTTATGATTGTTGGTACAAACAGTGTGTCTGAACAGAGTCTTACAGAGCTCAACAAAAGA GAGAATGAGATTGATGTCGTTGGAGTTGGAACTCACCTTGTCACTTGCACAACTCAACCCTCCCTTGGCTGTGTATACAAG TTGGTAGAGGTCCGAGGTTGTCCCAGGATGAAGCTGAGTGAAGATCCAGAAAAGAGCACGTTGCCAGGCAAAAAAGCCATCTACAGGCTGCTGGACACTGAGG GTCATCCTCAAGTGGATTTCATATGTCTGGCAGAAGAGCCTGCCCCTGAAGCTGGTGTGACACTGAGTTGTTACCCTTTAGGGTTGGACAAGGCTCTTCAGTCAATAACACCTGGCCAGGTGACAAGTTTACGATCCGAGGTGTTCTCCCATGGTGAG ATCACGATGCCTCTTAGCAATGCATCTGAGATTCGAGTACATGCCCAGACCTCCCTTCAGTCTTTGAGCCCACAACACAAACAATTGCAAGATCCAGAAAATTACACA GTGGCTATATCAGAAAGAATTCATTCTCTTGGGACTGACATCAGAAAAGGAAATAGCAAAGGCAGTAATTTTCTGCTCTCCAACTGA